In Neorhizobium sp. NCHU2750, a single genomic region encodes these proteins:
- a CDS encoding methyl-accepting chemotaxis protein, whose protein sequence is MFVDRLLQGRKIVTKVLLFVIPLILLIAGVGLAGYYTASTLNGHMTVTRATIENISDFERLQASLQQFAETPSDHTVATLKADIDRQEKGVATLEGLLVSDDDRSRVAPVAGLAGAMRTHVDTLWATKTAREQADAQIVSAMVGISTLGDGVEKQVGTLRKQTEGKEKFAKGMLLEAYAYNAIAGRIANLRDAMRRADSDDGAVNTATLYLGALNQEFANIKGLVPDKVDKVFDPTRQAAADMEKALASDASPADKAQAMRLGASAFMRIQGDLDSLTTKKAVTAAERFVGLEGDVAAQRDLLAQTEDSLRRIGELKLLVEKLRGTASEEARTQLVAGTAALRKISASVSDLAKTNVTMAEFAGKVAIHLASIDEASAKLIDIAHDWQTKKLAASQTLTAGMAGLKNFVAQAQEVGKEDSERSATLSVAAMVIGTVLAIAGGLMLVETLRGPLRRVTEVMKRLADGDLEVAIEGRERGDEIGDMVRSVTVFRDAAKENIRLEQEAATARELSAAETERRSAERARVAAEQEHALTALSGVLGSLAEGDLATGMDEDLPEDFVVMARTYNQAVEALRATLSEVRYAAHEINGGTANLSASADDLARRTEQQAAALEQSSRALRHLSDVVRGTAANAKETSRSVNETEEFAVRSGTVVARAVDAMAEISRSSNKIATIIGVIDEIAFQTNLLALNAGVEAARAGEAGRGFAVVAQEVRELAQRCAGAAREIKQLISASATQVESGVNLVEETGEALTRIIAHVSDVRKLVAQISSAAAEQSTGITEVTQAVHDVELITQQNAAMVEENNAEIRGLRHRVEDLTQKIGRFRTGAYREDSTAERQPIRRNNAA, encoded by the coding sequence TTGTTTGTAGATCGCCTTCTCCAGGGCCGCAAAATCGTTACCAAGGTTCTACTTTTTGTCATTCCGCTGATCCTGCTCATCGCAGGCGTCGGCCTCGCCGGGTATTACACGGCAAGCACGCTGAACGGCCACATGACCGTCACCCGTGCCACGATTGAAAATATCAGTGATTTCGAACGACTTCAGGCAAGCCTGCAGCAATTTGCAGAAACGCCCAGCGACCACACGGTCGCAACCCTGAAGGCCGATATCGACCGTCAGGAAAAGGGCGTGGCGACGCTTGAAGGCCTGCTCGTCTCCGATGATGATCGCAGCCGCGTCGCACCGGTTGCCGGACTGGCGGGGGCCATGCGGACCCATGTCGATACGCTCTGGGCGACCAAGACCGCCCGCGAGCAGGCCGATGCGCAGATCGTGTCGGCCATGGTCGGTATTTCCACTCTTGGCGACGGCGTGGAAAAACAGGTCGGTACGCTGCGCAAGCAGACCGAGGGCAAGGAGAAATTTGCCAAGGGCATGCTGCTCGAAGCCTATGCCTATAACGCCATTGCCGGGCGCATCGCCAACCTGCGGGACGCCATGCGGCGTGCCGACAGCGACGATGGCGCCGTCAACACGGCAACGCTTTATCTCGGCGCGCTCAACCAGGAATTCGCCAATATCAAGGGCCTTGTCCCGGACAAGGTCGACAAGGTCTTCGATCCGACCCGCCAGGCGGCGGCCGATATGGAAAAGGCGCTCGCCAGCGACGCATCACCTGCCGACAAGGCGCAGGCGATGCGCCTCGGCGCCAGCGCCTTCATGCGCATCCAGGGTGATCTCGACAGCCTGACCACGAAGAAGGCGGTCACGGCCGCGGAACGTTTCGTTGGTCTGGAAGGCGATGTCGCTGCCCAGCGCGACTTGCTCGCCCAGACGGAGGATTCGCTTCGCCGCATCGGCGAATTGAAGCTTCTCGTCGAAAAGCTTCGCGGCACGGCAAGCGAAGAGGCTCGCACCCAACTGGTTGCCGGCACCGCCGCCCTGCGCAAGATCAGTGCCAGTGTCTCCGACCTCGCTAAGACCAATGTCACCATGGCCGAATTTGCCGGCAAGGTCGCAATCCACCTTGCGTCGATCGATGAGGCATCGGCAAAGCTGATCGACATAGCCCACGACTGGCAGACCAAGAAGCTTGCCGCCTCACAGACGCTGACGGCCGGCATGGCCGGCCTCAAGAACTTCGTCGCCCAGGCGCAGGAAGTCGGCAAGGAGGACAGCGAGCGGTCGGCAACGCTCTCGGTCGCCGCCATGGTGATCGGCACCGTGCTGGCGATCGCCGGTGGCCTGATGCTGGTCGAAACCCTGCGCGGCCCACTGCGCCGGGTAACGGAAGTGATGAAACGGCTTGCCGATGGCGATCTTGAAGTGGCGATCGAGGGCCGCGAGCGCGGCGACGAGATCGGCGACATGGTTCGGTCCGTCACCGTCTTCCGCGATGCGGCCAAGGAGAATATCCGCCTGGAACAGGAGGCCGCCACCGCTCGCGAATTGTCCGCCGCCGAAACCGAACGCCGGTCGGCGGAACGGGCACGCGTCGCCGCCGAGCAGGAACATGCATTGACCGCTCTTTCGGGCGTTCTCGGAAGCCTCGCCGAGGGTGATCTCGCCACCGGAATGGACGAGGATCTTCCGGAAGACTTCGTGGTCATGGCCCGCACCTACAATCAGGCTGTGGAGGCCCTGCGGGCGACGCTGTCGGAAGTGCGCTACGCCGCCCACGAGATCAATGGCGGCACCGCCAATCTCTCGGCCTCCGCCGATGATCTCGCCCGCCGCACTGAGCAGCAGGCTGCTGCACTGGAGCAGAGCTCGCGGGCGTTGCGCCATCTGAGCGACGTCGTGCGCGGCACCGCCGCCAATGCGAAGGAGACCTCGCGCTCGGTCAACGAGACGGAGGAATTTGCCGTCCGCTCCGGCACCGTCGTCGCCCGCGCCGTCGATGCCATGGCCGAGATCAGCCGTTCCTCCAACAAGATCGCGACGATCATCGGCGTCATCGACGAGATCGCCTTCCAGACCAACCTGCTTGCACTGAACGCCGGCGTTGAGGCTGCCCGTGCGGGCGAGGCGGGCAGGGGCTTCGCAGTCGTTGCCCAGGAAGTCCGGGAACTGGCACAGCGCTGCGCAGGCGCCGCCCGCGAGATCAAGCAGTTGATTTCGGCAAGCGCCACCCAGGTCGAGAGCGGCGTCAATCTGGTTGAGGAGACAGGCGAGGCGCTGACCAGGATCATCGCCCATGTCAGCGATGTGCGTAAACTCGTGGCACAGATCTCGTCGGCCGCCGCCGAGCAGTCGACGGGCATCACCGAAGTTACCCAGGCCGTCCACGACGTCGAGCTGATCACCCAGCAGAACGCCGCCATGGTCGAGGAGAACAACGCCGAAATCCGCGGCCTTCGCCACCGCGTCGAGGACCTGACGCAGAAGATCGGCCGCTTCCGGACCGGCGCCTACCGGGAAGACAGCACAGCCGAACGCCAACCGATCCGCCGCAACAACGCCGCGTGA
- a CDS encoding aminoglycoside 3'-phosphotransferase/choline kinase family protein, with protein MSQLFPMIDDDTDFGKWRRHPSNWHGAVRAIASRHKLSTVDVGPFSTGTNLVVGIDDRIVLKLYPPLYRRQFEVEHRALDQLAGKLRITIPQIVGKGEIDGWAYLLMTRLNGVVGSSVWPGLAEAGKEAVLAEVGNTIAEVQSVAPGPIADVPPRWSDLITRRIAECHAWHAARGLEARFLDDLDTMLVDAGVIVGNGQPAVILTGEYIPENFLLAEINGKWRLAGLFDFGDVIIGPADYDLLGPSAFMAAGKPGRMRHFLMGYGYAISDIDQEWKDRLFTLMLLHRASDLRNVVIDGWQQKIGHLRDLADLIWTLEVD; from the coding sequence ATGTCGCAGCTCTTTCCGATGATTGACGATGACACAGATTTTGGCAAATGGCGACGCCACCCGTCGAATTGGCACGGTGCAGTCAGGGCGATTGCTTCCCGCCACAAGCTTTCGACGGTTGATGTCGGCCCTTTCTCCACTGGCACCAATCTGGTCGTCGGTATTGATGACCGCATCGTACTGAAGCTCTATCCGCCACTCTATAGACGACAGTTCGAGGTAGAGCATCGCGCCCTTGACCAGCTTGCTGGCAAGCTGCGCATCACTATTCCGCAGATCGTCGGCAAGGGCGAGATAGATGGATGGGCCTACCTACTGATGACCCGTCTGAACGGTGTGGTTGGGTCATCCGTCTGGCCGGGCTTGGCCGAGGCCGGTAAGGAGGCTGTGCTCGCCGAGGTCGGTAACACGATTGCCGAGGTTCAGTCCGTTGCACCTGGTCCGATCGCTGATGTCCCTCCGCGATGGTCGGACCTGATCACAAGACGGATAGCCGAATGTCATGCCTGGCACGCTGCACGCGGGCTTGAGGCGCGGTTCCTGGACGATCTGGACACGATGCTGGTGGATGCTGGCGTTATCGTCGGAAATGGGCAGCCTGCAGTTATCCTGACAGGAGAATATATCCCGGAAAACTTTCTGCTCGCCGAGATCAACGGTAAATGGCGGCTCGCCGGCCTATTCGACTTTGGCGACGTCATTATCGGGCCGGCCGATTACGACCTTCTTGGCCCGAGCGCTTTCATGGCCGCCGGAAAGCCGGGGCGCATGCGGCATTTCCTCATGGGTTACGGCTATGCAATCTCGGATATCGACCAAGAGTGGAAGGATCGCCTGTTCACCCTCATGCTCCTGCATCGAGCCAGCGACCTTAGAAATGTGGTGATCGACGGCTGGCAGCAGAAGATCGGCCATTTGCGCGATCTCGCCGACCTGATCTGGACGTTGGAAGTTGACTGA
- the moaA gene encoding GTP 3',8-cyclase MoaA, translating to MSSRTSALAPMIDPFGRSVTYLRVSVTDRCDFRCTYCMAENMTFLPKKDLLTLEELGRLCSAFIAKGVRKLRLTGGEPLVRKNIMFLVEALGKHVAAGRLDELTLTTNGSQLARYAQQLHDNGVRRINVSLDTLDPQKFKTITRWGDFSKVMEGIDAAQKAGIHIKLNAVALKDFNEAEIPDMIRFAHGRGMDLTLIETMPMGEIEEDRTDRYLPLSELRATLGKQFALADIPYMTGGPARYVEVKETGGRLGFITPMTHNFCESCNRVRLTCTGTLYMCLGQNDAADLRTALRASPDDDHLSSAIDEAITRKPKGHDFIIDRTHKRPAVARHMSVTGG from the coding sequence ATGAGCAGCCGGACGTCCGCGCTGGCGCCGATGATCGATCCTTTCGGTCGCTCCGTCACCTATCTTCGCGTCTCCGTGACCGACCGCTGCGATTTCCGCTGCACCTATTGCATGGCAGAAAACATGACTTTTCTGCCGAAGAAGGACCTTCTGACGCTGGAGGAACTCGGCCGGCTCTGTTCGGCCTTCATCGCCAAGGGGGTGCGCAAGCTGCGCCTGACGGGCGGCGAACCGCTGGTGCGCAAGAATATCATGTTCCTGGTGGAGGCGCTCGGAAAGCATGTCGCCGCCGGCCGGCTCGACGAACTGACGCTGACGACGAATGGCTCGCAGCTTGCCCGTTATGCGCAGCAACTGCATGACAACGGCGTGCGCCGCATCAACGTCTCGCTCGATACGCTCGATCCGCAAAAATTCAAGACGATCACCCGCTGGGGCGATTTCTCCAAGGTGATGGAAGGCATCGATGCGGCCCAGAAGGCCGGCATCCACATAAAGCTCAACGCGGTTGCGCTGAAGGACTTCAACGAGGCGGAAATCCCCGACATGATCCGCTTCGCCCATGGCCGCGGCATGGACCTGACGCTGATCGAGACCATGCCGATGGGCGAGATCGAAGAGGATCGCACCGACCGCTATCTGCCGCTGTCGGAGCTGCGTGCGACGCTCGGGAAGCAGTTTGCGCTTGCCGACATCCCCTATATGACCGGCGGCCCTGCCCGCTATGTCGAGGTGAAGGAGACCGGCGGGCGCCTTGGCTTCATCACGCCGATGACGCATAATTTCTGCGAGAGCTGCAACCGGGTGCGCCTTACCTGCACCGGCACGCTCTACATGTGCCTCGGCCAGAACGATGCGGCCGATCTGAGGACGGCGCTGCGCGCCTCGCCCGATGACGACCACCTGTCATCCGCGATAGACGAGGCGATCACCCGCAAGCCGAAGGGCCATGATTTTATCATCGACCGCACCCACAAGCGCCCCGCCGTCGCCCGCCACATGAGCGTCACCGGCGGGTGA
- a CDS encoding DUF971 domain-containing protein, with translation MTEGIDESWPTELRVSEDKRSLTVTFDDGGVFVLPAERMRVLSPSAEVQGHGPGQKVTVPGKRLVAIKNIVAAGNYAVRIAFDDGHDSGIFTWRYLRELGTDGDELFRQYEEELAAKGLSRDTVARLR, from the coding sequence ATGACCGAAGGTATCGACGAAAGCTGGCCGACCGAATTGCGCGTCTCCGAAGACAAGCGCTCCCTGACCGTAACCTTCGATGACGGCGGGGTCTTTGTTCTTCCAGCAGAAAGGATGAGGGTCCTGTCGCCCTCGGCGGAAGTGCAGGGCCATGGCCCCGGCCAGAAGGTGACCGTGCCGGGAAAACGCCTGGTGGCGATCAAAAATATCGTTGCTGCAGGCAATTACGCCGTCCGAATCGCCTTCGATGACGGCCATGACAGCGGCATTTTCACCTGGCGCTACCTGCGCGAACTGGGCACGGACGGCGACGAGCTGTTTCGGCAATACGAAGAGGAGTTGGCCGCCAAAGGTCTAAGTCGCGATACTGTCGCAAGGTTGCGGTAG
- a CDS encoding pyridoxamine 5'-phosphate oxidase family protein codes for MSASNGLITSVEQLKQIYDSVTEASTAKVTASLTPGYRQMIEASPFVALATVGPEGLDCSPRGDLGGVVRVRDDETLLLPDWRGNNRVDSLINIVRDPRVALMFLVPGSNTTMRVNGRAVVSIEPSLLESFEMDGRHPRTVAVVTINEVYFQCARALIRSDLWNAERFVDPKSLPTPGQMLQAAKADFDRETYDREWPARAAKTMW; via the coding sequence TTGAGTGCATCGAATGGACTGATAACCTCGGTCGAACAGTTGAAGCAGATCTATGACAGCGTGACCGAGGCTTCCACGGCCAAGGTGACGGCGTCGCTCACGCCAGGCTACCGCCAGATGATCGAGGCTTCGCCCTTCGTGGCGCTGGCAACCGTCGGTCCCGAAGGCCTCGATTGCTCGCCGCGCGGCGATCTCGGCGGTGTGGTCCGTGTCCGCGACGACGAGACCCTGCTTCTGCCGGACTGGCGCGGCAACAACCGCGTTGATTCGCTCATCAATATCGTCCGCGACCCGCGCGTGGCACTGATGTTTCTCGTTCCCGGATCGAACACGACCATGCGGGTCAATGGCCGCGCCGTCGTCTCCATCGAGCCGTCCTTGCTGGAAAGCTTCGAAATGGATGGCCGGCATCCGCGCACCGTGGCGGTGGTCACCATCAATGAGGTCTATTTCCAGTGCGCCCGCGCGCTGATCCGCTCCGATCTGTGGAATGCCGAGCGTTTTGTCGATCCGAAGAGCCTGCCGACACCCGGCCAGATGCTGCAGGCGGCCAAGGCGGATTTCGACCGCGAGACCTATGATCGCGAATGGCCTGCACGTGCAGCCAAGACAATGTGGTGA
- a CDS encoding GGDEF domain-containing protein: MTTVSASKPHSGDLMGQIIYAVRSMGVSPIPRNYQLFYEAYIGSNPDLTRDLAALGSRASQEDLDAISERYLGAPQAAVIEKANDRILGELDALLKLLRQEQNSLESYGKLLGETAARINSKNSFSTDIIRSAISLLHQATDDKMAHGEKTVDDMVQRSNEMDQVRRELDEYKRIANTDSLTRLANRRAFDERLALSFDNQTALPLTALVLADIDNFKKINDNYGHPVGDKILATVASVLRANVRKDVFVARTGGEEFAILVEGNTPDEVMVICERVRRALETRIFRNSRSGVNYGPVTISLGYSMAVQAADPGELYAQSDAALYYAKNSGRNRTVFFEESMKNHYISKNWLIYKK; encoded by the coding sequence ATGACGACGGTATCTGCATCGAAGCCGCATTCCGGTGATCTGATGGGGCAGATTATTTATGCGGTGCGATCAATGGGCGTATCGCCCATACCGAGAAACTATCAGCTTTTTTACGAAGCCTATATCGGGTCCAATCCTGATCTGACGCGCGATCTTGCTGCATTGGGCAGCCGTGCGTCGCAGGAAGATCTGGATGCGATTTCAGAGCGCTATCTTGGCGCGCCGCAGGCTGCCGTCATAGAAAAGGCGAACGATCGCATCCTGGGGGAACTCGATGCGCTGTTAAAGCTTTTACGGCAAGAGCAGAACTCGCTTGAGAGCTACGGCAAGTTGCTCGGCGAGACAGCCGCGCGCATCAATTCGAAGAACAGTTTCTCGACGGACATCATCCGCAGCGCCATCAGTCTCCTCCACCAGGCGACGGACGACAAGATGGCGCATGGGGAGAAGACCGTCGACGACATGGTCCAGCGCTCCAATGAGATGGATCAGGTGCGGCGCGAACTCGACGAGTACAAGCGGATCGCCAATACCGACTCATTGACGCGGCTTGCCAACCGGCGCGCATTCGACGAGCGGCTGGCACTGTCCTTCGACAACCAGACCGCGCTGCCGCTCACCGCGCTGGTGCTGGCCGACATCGACAATTTCAAGAAGATCAACGACAATTACGGCCATCCGGTCGGCGACAAGATCCTCGCGACCGTTGCCTCGGTGTTGCGTGCCAACGTCCGCAAGGATGTGTTCGTCGCCCGCACCGGCGGCGAAGAATTCGCCATCCTGGTCGAAGGCAATACGCCGGACGAGGTCATGGTGATCTGCGAGCGGGTGCGTCGAGCCCTCGAGACGCGCATCTTCCGCAATTCCCGTTCGGGAGTGAATTACGGGCCGGTAACGATCTCGCTCGGCTATTCGATGGCCGTGCAGGCCGCCGACCCGGGCGAACTCTATGCCCAATCGGATGCGGCGCTCTATTACGCCAAGAACAGCGGCCGAAACCGCACCGTGTTCTTCGAAGAGAGCATGAAGAACCATTACATCAGCAAGAACTGGCTGATCTACAAGAAGTAA
- the fumC gene encoding class II fumarate hydratase has protein sequence MASTRTETDTFGPIEVASDRYWGAQAQRSLGNFKIGWEKQPLAVVRALGIVKQAAARANMELAGLKPDVGKAIIDAAQEVIDGKLNDHFPLVVWQTGSGTQSNMNANEVISNRAIEMLGGVMGSKKPVHPNDHVNMSQSSNDTYPTAMHIACVETIVRHLIPSLKHLHEALEVKVKAFSHIIKIGRTHTQDATPLTLGQEFSGYAAQVASAIANIELTLPALSKLAQGGTAVGTGLNAPIGFAEKVAEEISKITGLPFVTAPNKFEALASHDSMVFAHGAINAAAAACFKIANDIRFLGSGPRAGLGELSLPENEPGSSIMPGKVNPTQSEAMTQVCAHIFGNHAALSFAGSQGHFELNVYNPMMAYNFLQSVQLLGDAAVSFTDNCVVGIEAREDNIKKGVENSLMLVTALNSKLGYDICAKIAKTAHKNGTTLRDEAVGGGYLTNEEFDQYVRPENMIGPK, from the coding sequence ATGGCATCGACCCGCACCGAAACCGACACATTTGGCCCGATCGAGGTTGCCAGCGACCGTTACTGGGGTGCACAGGCACAGCGCTCGCTCGGCAATTTCAAGATTGGCTGGGAAAAGCAGCCGCTCGCCGTCGTGCGCGCACTCGGCATCGTCAAGCAGGCAGCCGCCCGCGCCAATATGGAACTCGCCGGACTGAAGCCAGATGTCGGCAAGGCGATCATCGACGCGGCCCAGGAAGTCATCGACGGCAAGCTCAACGATCATTTTCCGCTCGTCGTCTGGCAGACCGGTTCCGGCACGCAGTCGAACATGAATGCCAATGAAGTGATCTCCAACCGGGCGATCGAGATGCTCGGCGGCGTGATGGGCTCCAAGAAGCCGGTTCACCCGAACGATCACGTCAACATGAGCCAGTCGTCGAACGACACCTATCCGACGGCCATGCATATCGCTTGCGTCGAGACGATCGTGCGTCACCTCATCCCGTCGCTCAAGCACCTGCACGAGGCGCTTGAGGTCAAGGTCAAGGCCTTCAGCCACATCATCAAGATCGGCCGCACCCACACACAGGATGCGACGCCGCTGACGCTCGGTCAGGAATTTTCCGGCTATGCGGCCCAGGTCGCTTCGGCGATCGCCAATATCGAACTGACGCTGCCCGCACTTTCCAAGCTTGCCCAGGGCGGCACTGCCGTCGGGACCGGCCTCAACGCGCCGATCGGCTTTGCCGAGAAGGTCGCCGAGGAAATCTCCAAGATCACCGGCCTGCCCTTCGTCACGGCGCCGAACAAGTTCGAAGCACTCGCCTCGCACGATTCGATGGTCTTCGCCCATGGCGCGATCAATGCCGCCGCGGCCGCCTGCTTCAAGATTGCCAACGACATCCGCTTCCTCGGCTCCGGCCCGCGCGCCGGCCTCGGCGAACTGTCGCTGCCGGAAAACGAGCCGGGTTCGTCGATCATGCCGGGCAAGGTCAATCCGACCCAGTCGGAAGCGATGACGCAGGTCTGCGCCCACATCTTCGGCAACCACGCAGCACTCAGCTTTGCCGGCAGCCAGGGCCATTTCGAGCTCAACGTCTATAATCCGATGATGGCCTACAACTTCCTGCAGTCGGTGCAGTTGCTCGGCGATGCGGCCGTTTCCTTCACCGACAATTGCGTCGTCGGCATCGAGGCCCGCGAGGACAATATCAAGAAGGGTGTCGAAAACTCGCTGATGCTGGTCACCGCCTTGAATTCAAAGCTCGGTTACGACATCTGCGCCAAGATCGCCAAGACGGCCCACAAGAACGGCACGACGCTGCGTGACGAGGCCGTCGGCGGCGGATACCTGACAAACGAAGAATTCGATCAGTATGTCCGTCCCGAAAACATGATCGGACCGAAGTAA
- a CDS encoding L,D-transpeptidase family protein: MSLMDFLRGGPGNRSGASQANVKPQEPAPSERALADPEPLPKVAGPRYYTYKADSERLVKSAAFASSPLHGLADARVTAPNDIAAALEAYYAKAQAPLWVSQGDLNDKAKAVLALLAKADDYGLDPADYAVTPPALTTASVTPAATPAAADAGSTNAPATDVAAVTGSTTDAGAQPAAAAQPATTQPATAAQPDSAAPAQPATASAPNHEQALMQFELALSGKVMMFAQDMVRGRLDPNRISGYHDFKRKDVNLAQVINSAATEADASTYLAGLAPSGPDFLALKAELAKLKAEAVDSGDQVALPDAMLLKPGNSSADLPSVIAAIQKKGSEALRTEHAATFAAYQKTPDYTPELVDVVKSYQTEVGLKADGVIGNATLRKMAGHSAQEKIQKVIVAMEQARWLPADLGQRYVFINQAAFRVYYHEHGAEQFSMRAVVGAKAHQTFFFENMIQTVEFNPYWGVPQSIIVNEMLPKLRQDPSYLDRTGYEVAVNGKVMPSSQVNWFGSTQNISVRQPPSSDNALGDLKILFPNVHAIYMHDTPSKSFFQRDMRALSHGCVRLQEPRKMAAAVLGISQDQVDAEIAGGKNVAEKVTAKIPVYVAYFTAWPNKDGAIEYFDDVYDRDAATLKALDTTTKARSENI, translated from the coding sequence ATGTCGCTCATGGATTTTCTGCGTGGCGGTCCGGGTAACCGGAGCGGCGCCTCGCAGGCAAACGTAAAGCCGCAGGAGCCGGCACCGAGCGAGCGTGCGCTTGCCGATCCCGAGCCTTTGCCGAAGGTCGCCGGCCCGCGTTACTATACCTACAAGGCTGATAGCGAGCGTCTGGTCAAATCAGCGGCTTTCGCATCGAGCCCGCTGCACGGGCTGGCTGATGCCAGGGTGACTGCTCCCAACGATATCGCGGCGGCGCTCGAAGCCTATTACGCCAAGGCGCAGGCACCGCTCTGGGTGTCTCAGGGCGACCTCAATGACAAGGCAAAGGCTGTGCTGGCCCTGCTCGCCAAGGCCGACGACTATGGCCTCGACCCGGCCGATTATGCCGTCACGCCTCCCGCGCTGACAACGGCAAGCGTCACGCCGGCCGCAACCCCGGCCGCGGCGGATGCGGGCTCGACCAACGCTCCGGCAACCGATGTTGCAGCCGTCACCGGCAGCACCACCGACGCCGGCGCCCAGCCGGCTGCCGCAGCCCAGCCCGCTACAACTCAGCCCGCCACTGCAGCTCAGCCGGATTCCGCTGCGCCCGCGCAGCCAGCCACGGCTTCGGCACCGAACCACGAACAGGCGCTGATGCAGTTCGAACTGGCGCTTTCGGGCAAGGTCATGATGTTCGCGCAGGACATGGTCCGCGGCCGTCTCGATCCGAACCGGATTTCCGGCTATCACGATTTCAAGCGCAAGGACGTCAACCTTGCCCAGGTGATCAATTCGGCCGCAACCGAAGCCGATGCCTCCACCTATCTCGCCGGGCTTGCTCCCTCGGGACCGGACTTCCTGGCATTGAAGGCCGAACTCGCCAAGCTCAAGGCTGAGGCTGTCGATTCCGGCGATCAGGTCGCACTTCCGGATGCGATGCTGCTCAAGCCCGGCAACAGCAGCGCCGATCTGCCGAGCGTTATCGCGGCAATCCAGAAGAAGGGCTCCGAGGCGCTCAGGACCGAGCATGCCGCAACCTTCGCCGCCTACCAGAAGACGCCGGACTACACGCCGGAACTGGTCGATGTCGTGAAATCCTACCAGACCGAAGTCGGCCTGAAGGCTGATGGCGTCATCGGCAACGCGACGCTTCGCAAGATGGCTGGCCACAGCGCCCAGGAAAAGATCCAGAAGGTCATCGTCGCCATGGAACAGGCCCGCTGGCTGCCTGCGGATCTCGGCCAGCGCTACGTCTTCATCAACCAGGCGGCCTTCCGCGTCTATTATCACGAGCACGGCGCCGAACAGTTCTCCATGCGTGCGGTCGTCGGCGCCAAGGCGCACCAGACCTTCTTCTTCGAGAACATGATCCAGACCGTCGAATTCAATCCCTATTGGGGCGTTCCGCAGTCGATCATCGTCAACGAAATGCTGCCGAAGCTGCGCCAGGACCCGAGCTATCTCGACCGCACCGGTTACGAAGTGGCCGTCAACGGCAAGGTCATGCCGTCGTCGCAGGTCAACTGGTTCGGCTCGACCCAGAACATCTCCGTGCGCCAGCCGCCGTCGAGCGACAACGCGCTGGGCGACCTGAAGATCCTCTTCCCCAACGTCCATGCGATCTACATGCATGACACGCCGTCGAAGAGCTTCTTCCAGCGCGACATGCGCGCGCTCAGCCATGGCTGCGTGCGCCTGCAGGAACCGCGAAAGATGGCTGCCGCCGTGCTCGGAATCAGCCAGGATCAGGTGGATGCGGAGATTGCCGGCGGCAAGAATGTTGCCGAGAAGGTAACGGCCAAGATCCCGGTCTACGTGGCCTATTTCACTGCTTGGCCGAACAAGGACGGCGCGATCGAATATTTCGATGACGTCTATGATCGTGACGCCGCAACGCTGAAGGCTCTGGACACAACGACCAAGGCTCGGTCGGAAAATATCTGA
- a CDS encoding HAD family hydrolase has translation MTSPLVIFDLDGTLIDTAPDLIDSLNDTISTVGLAPVTFDDLTHLVGQGARMMIKRAFDLRKVTLDDVQAEALFAHFIKHYHAHMPGKSRPFDGVVACLERLSAAGMTLAVCTNKAEELAVPLLEKLGLSGHFAATTGGDTFAVRKPDAGHILGTIERAGGDPKQSLMVGDSINDILAAKNAGIPSIAVDFGYSDVPVASLSPSRVISHFNEFTVDMAKELLASSKVSS, from the coding sequence GTGACTTCCCCCCTCGTCATCTTCGACCTCGACGGCACCCTGATCGATACCGCGCCGGACCTGATCGACAGCCTCAACGATACGATCTCGACAGTCGGTCTTGCGCCCGTGACGTTCGACGATCTCACCCATCTCGTCGGCCAGGGCGCGAGGATGATGATCAAACGCGCCTTCGACCTGCGCAAGGTTACGCTCGACGACGTTCAGGCCGAGGCGCTGTTTGCACACTTCATCAAGCACTACCACGCGCATATGCCGGGCAAGAGCCGGCCCTTCGACGGCGTCGTCGCCTGCCTGGAACGGCTCTCGGCCGCCGGCATGACGCTCGCGGTGTGCACCAACAAGGCGGAGGAACTGGCTGTCCCGCTGCTTGAAAAGCTCGGCCTTTCCGGCCACTTTGCGGCAACGACCGGCGGTGATACGTTTGCGGTGCGCAAGCCGGATGCCGGCCATATTCTCGGCACGATCGAACGAGCCGGCGGCGACCCGAAACAGTCGCTGATGGTCGGCGACAGCATCAACGACATCCTCGCGGCCAAGAATGCCGGCATTCCATCGATCGCCGTCGATTTCGGCTATTCGGATGTGCCCGTCGCAAGTCTTTCGCCGAGCCGTGTCATCAGCCATTTCAACGAATTCACGGTCGACATGGCGAAGGAACTGCTGGCATCGTCGAAAGTATCGTCCTGA